The Impatiens glandulifera chromosome 8, dImpGla2.1, whole genome shotgun sequence genome includes a window with the following:
- the LOC124913225 gene encoding protein FAR1-RELATED SEQUENCE 5-like, translating to MINWANRAGLENGIVVMIKKSPNLKGGKLPKCHLMCESGGKYKLPRYFVDGQSFERNTGTKKCECPFELRGIPIPLEGVMWHLRVVCGFHNHQLAESMYGHEYPSRLKPMELQFVLDMANSTAPREVLNILKQRNPSNTTGIKTFYNSIFTNKSTKRAGLNQVQYVLEQLIKKNYLHDYRTNPDTNEITDIIWVHPKSLLLFVNCPSVLIIDATYKTNEYRSPLLEVVGITSTIRTYSLMFTYLSNEREEQLTWAFSTLKK from the coding sequence ATGATAAATTGGGCGAATAGAGCTGGTTTGGAAAATGGTATTGTGGTAATGATTAAAAAATCTCCTAATTTAAAAGGCGGTAAGTTGCCAAAGTGTCATTTAATGTGTGAAAGTGGAGGAAAATACAAACTGCCACGGTATTTTGTTGATGGGCAATCCTTTGAAAGGAATACAGGGACAAAAAAATGTGAATGCCCATTCGAGCTGCGAGGTATACCAATACCTCTAGAAGGTGTGATGTGGCATTTAAGGGTTGTATGTGGTTTCCATAACCATCAATTAGCCGAATCTATGTATGGTCATGAGTACCCGTCTAGGTTAAAACCAATGGAGCTACAGTTTGTGCTCGACATGGCCAATAGCACCGCACCTCGTGAAGTTCTTAATATATTGAAACAAAGAAACCCGTCAAACACTACAGGGATCAAAACCTTTTACAATTCCATTTTCACAAATAAATCCACCAAACGGGCCGGCCTAAATCAAGTCCAGTATGTCTTGGAgcagttaattaaaaaaaattacctcCATGATTACCGTACAAATCCAGACACCAATGAAATTACGGATATTATTTGGGTTCACCCTAAAAGTCTGTTACTTTTTGTCAACTGTCCATCCGTGTTAATCATTGATGCCACATATAAGACCAATGAGTATCGGTCACCACTATTGGAAGTTGTGGGTATCACATCCACAATACGAACTTACTCGCTTATGTTCACATATCTAAGCAATGAGAGGGAAGAGCAACTAACATGGGCATTCAGTACCTTAAAGAAGTAG